Proteins encoded together in one Plasmodium vivax chromosome 6, whole genome shotgun sequence window:
- a CDS encoding early transcribed membrane protein (ETRAMP) (encoded by transcript PVX_111065A; Apicoplast targeted protein. Curated by Stuart Ralph, Walter and Eliza Hall Institute of Medical Research, Australia.), with amino-acid sequence MKISNAFLLLQLLLLSYCFTPCLSQKRHATRGALHSLKSIEHEVQRKKNKKKKIILYSIGSILALAAVIATGVGIGMYIKKKKKNSLEKLQQIEPQKLESKTDESDPLLGKSEAAKVEVKGDSEEVPQEVSSPSEALDVEPPVSEALNMEPAVGESANFEDSAKGEVDIEPVSEVESIEPVSEVESIEPVSEVESIEPSVDEVMDAAEPISTEPVNVEPAGNETENIVPTSFEQVNIEPAVSEAFSQERSGEETADFEDSVKEDVIPESPPVESVTIEAENIQPMNVEQMNVDPTVSDAESIEPTPVEAVDIEPVNVEPVNVEPAVSETMSQEPSLDEVENVESAVNEMMSQEPSAEETANFAHSIKEDVSPESTSVESLDVESSVSEPMSTDPSPVESVSMESVDSETVNVESIDSETVNVEPSDETSKVEADVQQFTDEELSTIGNVADKASDGPAPEASDFPDSIFEENLDNANPPLKLEDALVDPPASDEAQPEPSHPNEAVGAAKSAESAEADQISHSGSGDASPSAPSSSDDTSGSKNSGTSGKDRLFKTYDSDVEPPIVPEKYPTVGVKEAPKMGFAEMAFKNIFDTFSKVADASKVLTPEKQSAPEKQSAPEKQSAPEKQSAPEKHSTPPKQSTSPKESTSPKQPAPPKPSTSPKQSAPAKQSAPPKQSAPAKQSAPAKNAAPPQSASSSRFFSSSSNGNKGFGLRLFSDASSSNNKKGRAGNPIIRFKRRAN; translated from the coding sequence ATGAAAATATCCAACgcttttctcctcctccaacTGCTTCTCTTATCGTACTGTTTCACACCATGCCTGTCGCAAAAACGACACGCCACTAGGGGGGCGCTGCATTCTTTAAAGTCGATCGAGCATGAGGtgcagaggaagaaaaacaagaagaaaaaaattatcctgTATTCCATAGGCTCCATCTTAGCGCTAGCAGCAGTCATAGCAACTGGGGTAGGCATTGGAATgtacattaaaaagaaaaaaaaaaactccttgGAAAAGTTACAACAAATTGAGCCTCAGAAGTTAGAAAGCAAAACAGATGAGAGCGATCCGCTGTTGGGCAAATCGGAGGCTGCCAAGGTTGAGGTTAAAGGGGACAGCGAAGAGGTTCCTCAGGAGGTGAGCAGCCCGAGCGAAGCGCTCGACGTGGAACCCCCCGTGAGTGAAGCGCTGAACATGGAACCAGCGGTGGGAGAAAGTGCCAACTTCGAAGACAGCGCGAAGGGAGAAGTGGACATCGAACCAGTGAGCGAAGTGGAGAGCATCGAACCGGTGAGCGAAGTGGAGAGCATCGAACCGGTGAGCGAAGTGGAGAGCATCGAACCATCCGTCGACGAAGTGATGGACGCAGCAGAACCCATTTCAACCGAACCGGTGAACGTGGAACCCGCGGGAAACGAAACGGAGAATATCGTGCCAACCTCATTCGAACAGGTGAACATCGAACCAGCGGTAAGCGAAGCGTTTAGTCAGGAGAGAAGCGGCGAGGAAACTGCAGACTTCGAAGACAGCGTAAAGGAAGACGTGATCCCTGAGTCCCCCCCAGTCGAATCGGTTACCATCGAAGCGGAGAACATCCAACCAATGAACGTCGAACAAATGAATGTCGATCCAACAGTAAGCGACGCGGAGAGCATCGAACCCACCCCAGTCGAAGCGGTGGACATAGAACCAGTGAACGTCGAGCCAGTGAACGTCGAACCAGCGGTAAGCGAAACGATGAGCCAGGAGCCAAGCCTCGACGAAGTGGAGAATGTCGAATCAGCAGTTAACGAAATGATGAGTCAGGAGCCAAGTGCCGAGGAAACAGCAAACTTCGCGCACAGCATAAAGGAAGACGTGAGCCCCGAATCAACCTCAGTCGAATCACTAGACGTGGAATCCTCCGTAAGCGAACCAATGAGCACTGATCCCTCCCCAGTAGAGTCTGTGAGCATGGAATCAGTTGATAGCGAAACGGTGAACGTCGAATCAATTGACAGCGAAACGGTGAACGTCGAACCCAGCGATGAGACCAGCAAGGTGGAAGCAGACGTGCAGCAATTTACTGATGAGGAGCTTTCAACCATTGGGAACGTAGCAGATAAGGCGAGTGACGGACCAGCTCCAGAAGCAAGTGACTTCCCGGATTctatttttgaagaaaatttggACAACGCCAATCCGCCTCTGAAGTTGGAAGATGCGCTGGTTGACCCTCCAGCAAGTGACGAAGCGCAGCCCGAACCTTCTCATCCGAATGAAGCAGTTGGAGCGGCCAAATCTGCTGAATCTGCTGAAGCGGATCAGATCTCGCACAGCGGAAGTGGTGACGCCTCGCCAAGTGCCCCCAGCAGCAGCGACGATACCAGTGGCAGTAAAAATTCGGGAACGTCTGGAAAGGATAGACTGTTCAAAACTTACGACTCAGATGTAGAACCCCCAATTGTCCCGGAAAAGTACCCAACGGTTGGAGTTAAGGAAGCCCCCAAAATGGGTTTTGCGGAAATGgcattcaaaaatatttttgatacGTTTTCCAAAGTTGCGGATGCATCGAAGGTGCTCACCCCCGAGAAGCAGTCCGCCCCCGAGAAGCAGTCCGCCCCCGAGAAGCAGTCCGCCCCCGAGAAGCAGTCCGCCCCCGAGAAGCACTCCACTCCCCCTAAGCAATCAACTTCCCCGAAAGAGTCCACTTCCCCCAAGCAGCCCGCTCCCCCTAAGCCATCCACTTCTCCTAAGCAATCAGCTCCCGCCAAGCAGTCCGCCCCCCCTAAGCAATCCGCTCCCGCGAAACAATCAGCTCCCGCTAAAAATGCCGCTCCTCCCCAAAGCGCCAGCTCCTCCCGATTTTTCAGCTCCTCTTCGAACGGGAACAAAGGATTTGGATTGCGTCTGTTTTCAGATGCCTCAAGTTCGAATAACAAAAAGGGACGTGCAGGCAACCCCATCATTAGGTTTAAAAGGCGGGCTAACTGA